In Moorena sp. SIOASIH, the following proteins share a genomic window:
- a CDS encoding reverse transcriptase domain-containing protein has protein sequence MSNRYSDLWKSQKWKQLRRNLFRLQKRVYKAVRDGDLRKARSLQKLILKSRSAQMLAIRQVTQLNLGKRTAGVDGKSSLSYKERFEVLKKLVSSAENWTHQGLRAIPIAKKNGGTRMLKVPTIQDRAWQCLAKYALEPAHEATFSADSYGFRTGRSAQDAQKRLFLHLKSNSNGIKKRVIELDIKKCFDRISHSSIMDRLLAPAGLKMGIFRCLKAGINPEFPEQGTPQGGVVSPLLANIALDGIENIHPSIRYADDMVFILKPRDNAEKILDKVRNFLAQRGLEVNQEKTKLTKTTDGFDFLGWHMRVQKNGKFRCIPSVENHRNIRKKIKAVVNNSNYGAEVKAQKLAPIVRGWRNYHKSCDMSSSRDSLWFMNKTTNRKFRKEKKVNRYRANELCKKGFPAVGYEQNQHVNVKGTKSPYDGDLVYWSLRNSILYDDATSKALKKQNHSCGHCGHRFLSDEYVHLHHIDGNHDNWKQKNLMAVHQSCHQEIHWSLPLGKPKG, from the coding sequence ATGTCAAATAGATATAGTGACCTCTGGAAAAGTCAAAAGTGGAAGCAACTCCGCCGGAACCTTTTCCGCCTACAAAAGCGAGTGTATAAAGCAGTTCGAGATGGTGACCTGAGAAAGGCGCGGTCTTTACAAAAACTAATTCTGAAATCCCGCTCAGCACAAATGCTGGCAATCCGTCAAGTGACACAGCTAAATCTTGGAAAAAGAACCGCAGGAGTAGACGGAAAATCATCCTTATCCTACAAAGAACGGTTCGAGGTACTTAAAAAACTAGTATCCAGTGCGGAAAACTGGACGCACCAAGGCTTAAGGGCAATACCCATAGCCAAGAAAAATGGGGGTACGAGAATGTTGAAAGTACCGACAATCCAAGACAGAGCGTGGCAATGTCTAGCCAAGTATGCTCTCGAACCAGCCCATGAGGCCACATTCAGTGCCGACAGCTACGGATTCAGGACAGGCCGAAGTGCCCAAGACGCACAAAAGCGCCTGTTCCTACACCTAAAATCAAACAGCAACGGCATTAAAAAGAGGGTAATCGAACTAGACATCAAGAAATGCTTTGACCGCATCTCCCATAGCTCCATTATGGATAGATTGCTAGCACCTGCGGGTCTGAAGATGGGGATATTCAGATGTCTAAAAGCAGGCATCAATCCGGAATTCCCGGAGCAAGGCACGCCCCAAGGTGGGGTGGTTAGTCCACTCTTAGCCAATATTGCGCTTGACGGAATAGAAAACATCCACCCCAGCATCCGATACGCGGATGACATGGTGTTTATTCTTAAGCCTAGAGACAACGCTGAGAAGATTTTAGATAAAGTGAGAAACTTCCTAGCCCAAAGGGGCTTAGAGGTAAATCAAGAAAAGACCAAGCTGACCAAAACGACAGACGGATTTGACTTCCTCGGCTGGCATATGAGAGTCCAGAAAAACGGAAAATTCCGATGTATTCCCTCAGTGGAAAACCATCGGAACATCCGAAAGAAGATTAAAGCCGTGGTCAACAACTCGAACTATGGCGCTGAAGTAAAAGCCCAAAAATTAGCTCCAATCGTGCGCGGATGGAGGAATTACCATAAAAGCTGCGACATGAGCAGTTCCCGAGATAGTTTATGGTTCATGAATAAAACCACAAACCGTAAATTCCGAAAGGAAAAGAAAGTAAACCGGTATAGAGCCAATGAACTATGTAAGAAAGGCTTCCCAGCAGTAGGGTATGAACAAAATCAACACGTAAACGTTAAAGGGACTAAGTCCCCCTACGATGGAGACCTAGTCTATTGGAGTTTGAGGAACTCCATATTATACGACGATGCTACCTCTAAAGCTTTGAAAAAGCAAAACCATTCCTGTGGACATTGCGGACATAGGTTCCTAAGCGACGAATATGTACATCTTCATCACATCGATGGAAACCACGACAATTGGAAGCAAAAGAACCTAATGGCAGTACATCAAAGCTGCCACCAAGAAATCCACTGGAGCCTGCCGTTAGGCAAGCCGAAAGGTTGA
- a CDS encoding cupin domain-containing protein, which yields MNTEEIANIFNLPPELPTEELFEPLISTESLLIERIISTGQTTPTGEWYDQDQDEWVILLQGQATLSYVDGSSVKLKPGDYLFIKAHQKHRVEYTSAEPPCIWLAVHGNLQQK from the coding sequence ATGAACACTGAAGAGATAGCTAACATTTTCAACTTACCTCCTGAACTTCCTACCGAAGAACTGTTTGAACCGTTGATATCTACCGAGAGCCTATTAATCGAGCGCATCATCTCCACTGGACAAACTACACCAACGGGAGAGTGGTATGACCAAGACCAAGACGAATGGGTAATCCTGTTACAAGGGCAAGCAACCCTTAGCTACGTTGACGGTTCCAGTGTCAAGCTCAAACCAGGGGATTATCTATTTATTAAAGCTCATCAAAAGCATCGAGTGGAATATACCAGTGCTGAGCCACCCTGCATTTGGCTAGCCGTTCATGGCAATTTGCAACAGAAGTAG
- a CDS encoding endonuclease/exonuclease/phosphatase family protein produces MNRNRFKVGTFNLCNLVLPDVPYYRKKIYTQTEYALKTTWIGEQLKKMKADIVGFQEVFHQEALQQALAQSQVYDNATTVVAKPTGKSPVVALTSRFPVLEYNVIQDFPTTACLDIQGTDIPLKRFSRPVLEAHLKLSDTIDCTVFVIHLKSKRPIIPDGVDRNDPIEKAKGQARALILRAAEATALRVILMDKLQHRDHPVIVMGDVNDSGVAITSQIVSGEPPLRKLWFQQKQMIWDTLLYYVKDIQARQNYGDFYYTHIHNGHHESLDHILVSQEFVVQNPKRIGRVGYVSLFNDHLIDETLSEEKIETWQSDHGQVVVSIELDS; encoded by the coding sequence ATGAATCGAAATCGTTTCAAGGTTGGAACCTTTAACCTATGCAACTTAGTGCTACCAGATGTCCCATACTATAGAAAGAAGATATATACCCAAACAGAGTACGCTCTTAAGACCACCTGGATTGGTGAACAACTGAAGAAGATGAAAGCTGACATTGTTGGCTTTCAAGAGGTATTTCATCAAGAAGCTCTCCAACAAGCACTGGCTCAGAGCCAAGTTTATGACAATGCTACAACTGTGGTAGCAAAGCCTACGGGTAAAAGTCCAGTTGTTGCCCTGACCTCCAGGTTTCCAGTGCTTGAATACAACGTCATCCAAGATTTTCCCACTACGGCATGCCTGGATATCCAAGGAACAGACATCCCACTCAAGCGTTTTTCTCGACCAGTGTTGGAAGCACATCTCAAGCTGAGTGACACGATTGATTGTACAGTTTTTGTCATTCACCTCAAGTCCAAGCGTCCGATCATCCCAGATGGAGTAGACCGCAACGACCCGATTGAAAAAGCCAAAGGACAAGCCAGAGCTCTAATCCTGCGAGCAGCTGAAGCAACAGCTTTGCGGGTAATTTTGATGGATAAGCTTCAGCACAGGGATCATCCGGTAATAGTGATGGGTGATGTCAATGATAGTGGTGTGGCTATAACCTCTCAAATCGTTTCTGGAGAGCCCCCTTTGAGAAAACTCTGGTTTCAGCAAAAGCAGATGATCTGGGATACGTTGTTGTATTACGTCAAAGACATTCAAGCTCGACAAAACTATGGTGACTTCTACTACACCCACATCCATAATGGCCACCACGAGAGCCTAGATCACATCCTCGTGAGTCAGGAATTCGTGGTTCAAAATCCCAAACGCATTGGCAGAGTTGGGTATGTCTCCCTTTTCAATGATCATCTGATCGACGAAACTTTGAGTGAAGAGAAAATTGAGACTTGGCAATCTGATCACGGACAGGTCGTTGTCTCCATTGAACTTGATTCATAA